The following proteins come from a genomic window of Amyelois transitella isolate CPQ chromosome 24, ilAmyTran1.1, whole genome shotgun sequence:
- the LOC106139175 gene encoding activin receptor type-1 isoform X1 has product MADVVIFGYLFTFLVISGCYGQRGLDTFDDEAAIQTTHGPAVQKTSHVSFDQMMVHQPRKGRFRKRYKCYQCESSDCFEDGLEHVCHEALYCFKSSVRTLDGSLQHSRGCTQRSDHSQFTCRTNRLQKGPRKRHAGQLNITCCTGDMCNDGDFPQLPPVEDTSIEPVPSHVTRLWASVAAAVLVVGGIAAMGVFVLRRSHRLRVSRAALHKLGEDSNYFSSNVYSPPSAYYEGVEGSQNGGGLRAVAAGDSTLREYLECSVTSGSGSGLPLMVQRTLAKQVSLIDCVGKGRYGEVWRGSWYGDAVAVKIFFSRDEASWRRETEIYSTVLLRHEHILAYIGSDMTSRNSCTQLWLITHYHPLGSLYEHLNRCTLTRHQMMVICLSAINGLLHLHTEIHGTQGKPAIAHRDIKTKNILVKVNGECCIADLGLAVTRAHVASKQHSNPRQGTKRYMSPEMLDQSINLECFESYLKCDVYAFALVLWEVSRRTLPCPREARAPFAELVPPDPSFELMRKVVCGDGARPAPVDDDHPTMVGLANLMRECWHQNPSVRLPALRIKKTLLKLASYDNSIHLNEDAEVSV; this is encoded by the exons ATGGCGGACGTTGTCATTTTTGGATATCTGTTCACATTTTTAGTGATAAGTGGTTGTTACG GACAGCGAGGCTTGGACACCTTTGATGATGAGGCAGCAATACAAACAACCCATGGGCCCGCAGTACAGAAGACGAGTCATGTTTCCTTTGATCAGATGATGGTACACCAACCCAG GAAGGGAAGATTTCGAAAGag ATACAAATGTTACCAATGTGAGTCTTCGGACTGCTTCGAAGACGGATTGGAGCACGTCTGCCACGAAGCGCTGTACTGCTTCAAATCATCAGTGCGGACGCTCGATGGTAGCTTACAGCATTCCAGGGGATGCACGCAGAGGAGTGACCACTCTCAGTTCACTTGCAGGACTAATAGGCTGCAGAAAgg TCCTCGCAAACGCCACGCCGGCCAGCTGAACATCACATGCTGTACTGGGGACATGTGCAACGACGGAGACTTCCCCCAACTACCGCCCGTGGAGGACACCTCCATAGAGCCGGTGCCGTCGCACGTGACCCGGCTGTGGGCCAGCGTGGCGGCCGCCGTGCTGGTGGTGGGCGGGATAGCCGCCATGGGGGTGTTCGTGCTGAGAAGGAGTCACAG ATTACGCGTCTCCCGCGCAGCTCTGCACAAATTGGGCGAAGATTCCAACTATTTTTCTAGCAACGTTTACAGCCCGCCTAGTGCTTATTACGAAG GCGTGGAAGGCTCTCAAAATGGCGGCGGTCTACGCGCCGTGGCTGCCGGTGACTCCACGCTGAGAGAGTATCTGGAATGCTCCGTGACGAGTGGATCCGGGTCTGGATTGCCACTAATGGTTCAACGGACGCTCGCCAAGCAGGTCTCTCTCATTGACTGCGTCGGGAAG GGCCGCTACGGCGAGGTGTGGCGCGGCTCGTGGTACGGGGACGCCGTGGCCGTCAAGATCTTCTTCTCCCGCGACGAGGCCAGCTGGCGGCGCGAGACCGAGATCTACAGCACCGTGCTGCTGCGGCACGAGCACATCCTGGCCTACATCGGCAGCGACATGACCAGCAGGAACAGCTGCACGCAG TTGTGGCTCATCACCCATTATCACCCGCTGGGCTCGCTGTACGAGCACCTGAACAGGTGCACCCTGACCCGTCATCAGATGATGGTCATCTGTCTGTCAGCCATCAACGGACTGCTGCATCTGCACACAGAGATACACGGCACACAG GGCAAACCGGCCATAGCTCACCGGGACATCAAAACCAAGAATATCCTGGTGAAAGTGAACGGAGAATGTTGCATCGCAGACCTTGGGCTGGCGGTGACCAGGGCCCACGTGGCTTCGAAGCAGCACAGCAACCCCAGGCAGGGCACCAAGCGTTATATGAGCCCGGAGATGTTGGATCAGAG CATAAACCTGGAGTGCTTCGAGTCGTACCTGAAGTGCGACGTGTACGCCTTCGCCCTCGTCCTCTGGGAGGTGTCCCGGCGCACGCTGCCGTGTCCGCGGGAGGCGCGCGCGCCGTTCGCGGAGCTGGTGCCGCCCGACCCCAGCTTCGAGCTCATGAGGAAGGTGGTGTGCGGCGACGGCGCCCGCCCCGCGCCTGTAGATGATGATCATCCG ACGATGGTCGGCCTAGCCAACTTGATGCGCGAATGTTGGCACCAGAACCCATCTGTCCGGCTGCCGGCTTTGCGCATCAAGAAGACCCTGCTGAAACTGGCCTCCTACGACAACAGCATACATTTGAACGAAGACGCCGAGGTATCTGTGTGA
- the LOC106139170 gene encoding uncharacterized protein LOC106139170 isoform X2, with protein sequence MPRTKKPTKHQEKLVEEDDTWKKFNKLVIDQKNKIDQRANMELRTLEITFKILLGSLSAKYLQMTVGQLKNELHLKEVTNTRRTRNSTRSASHDDAVPSTTSRPTGRRSRSADSSARKPPSTIAKTIQRRRSRSVYKTPAYNKNAMVNYPAITPKVTPHTPLTILRQPRQGEMVVSMSGSPVMVPTCYTMQPEEKANCNILLQDGTMLSLQPKQLQQTQDYIPYSLMDSNVLNQLKILRENLDKVVKFGEKKVVK encoded by the exons ATGCCACGAACAAAAAAGCCTACAAAACACCAGGAGAAATTAGTGGAAGAAGATGATACTTGGaagaaattcaataaattgg TGATAGATCAAAAGAACAAAATAGACCAACGTGCTAACATGGAGCTTCGGACCTTGGAGATCACATTCAAGATACTGTTAGGGTCTCTGAGTGCCAAATATCTTCAAATGACCGTGGGGCAATTG AAAAATGAGCTCCATCTTAAAGAAGTGACGAACACTAGAAGAACTCGCAACTCCACACGATCAGCGTCGCATGATGAtg CCGTCCCGTCGACGACTAGTCGTCCGACCGGTCGCCGCTCGCGGTCGGCCGACTCGTCCGCCCGCAAGCCTCCGTCCACCATCGCCAAGACGATACAGCGTCGCCGCAGCCGGTCCGTGTACAAAACGCCGGCATACAACAAGAACGCCATGGTGAATTACCCGGCTATCACGCCAAAG GTGACTCCGCACACCCCGCTGACGATCCTGAGGCAGCCACGTCAGGGCGAGATGGTGGTTTCCATGTCTGGATCTCCTGTTATGGTGCCAACCTGTTACAC CATGCAGCCAGAGGAGAAAGCCAACTGCAACATCCTATTACAAGACGGCACTATGCTCTCCCTACAACCTAAACAGCTTCAACAAACCCAGGACTACATCCCGTATTCCCTGATGGACAGCAATGTGCTCAACCAACTGAAGATACTCAGAGAAAATCTGGACAAAGTGGTCAAGTTTGGAGAGAAGAAAGTTGTCAAGTAA
- the LOC106139175 gene encoding activin receptor type-1 isoform X2, translating into MADVVIFGYLFTFLVISGCYGQRGLDTFDDEAAIQTTHGPAVQKTSHVSFDQMMVHQPRYKCYQCESSDCFEDGLEHVCHEALYCFKSSVRTLDGSLQHSRGCTQRSDHSQFTCRTNRLQKGPRKRHAGQLNITCCTGDMCNDGDFPQLPPVEDTSIEPVPSHVTRLWASVAAAVLVVGGIAAMGVFVLRRSHRLRVSRAALHKLGEDSNYFSSNVYSPPSAYYEGVEGSQNGGGLRAVAAGDSTLREYLECSVTSGSGSGLPLMVQRTLAKQVSLIDCVGKGRYGEVWRGSWYGDAVAVKIFFSRDEASWRRETEIYSTVLLRHEHILAYIGSDMTSRNSCTQLWLITHYHPLGSLYEHLNRCTLTRHQMMVICLSAINGLLHLHTEIHGTQGKPAIAHRDIKTKNILVKVNGECCIADLGLAVTRAHVASKQHSNPRQGTKRYMSPEMLDQSINLECFESYLKCDVYAFALVLWEVSRRTLPCPREARAPFAELVPPDPSFELMRKVVCGDGARPAPVDDDHPTMVGLANLMRECWHQNPSVRLPALRIKKTLLKLASYDNSIHLNEDAEVSV; encoded by the exons ATGGCGGACGTTGTCATTTTTGGATATCTGTTCACATTTTTAGTGATAAGTGGTTGTTACG GACAGCGAGGCTTGGACACCTTTGATGATGAGGCAGCAATACAAACAACCCATGGGCCCGCAGTACAGAAGACGAGTCATGTTTCCTTTGATCAGATGATGGTACACCAACCCAG ATACAAATGTTACCAATGTGAGTCTTCGGACTGCTTCGAAGACGGATTGGAGCACGTCTGCCACGAAGCGCTGTACTGCTTCAAATCATCAGTGCGGACGCTCGATGGTAGCTTACAGCATTCCAGGGGATGCACGCAGAGGAGTGACCACTCTCAGTTCACTTGCAGGACTAATAGGCTGCAGAAAgg TCCTCGCAAACGCCACGCCGGCCAGCTGAACATCACATGCTGTACTGGGGACATGTGCAACGACGGAGACTTCCCCCAACTACCGCCCGTGGAGGACACCTCCATAGAGCCGGTGCCGTCGCACGTGACCCGGCTGTGGGCCAGCGTGGCGGCCGCCGTGCTGGTGGTGGGCGGGATAGCCGCCATGGGGGTGTTCGTGCTGAGAAGGAGTCACAG ATTACGCGTCTCCCGCGCAGCTCTGCACAAATTGGGCGAAGATTCCAACTATTTTTCTAGCAACGTTTACAGCCCGCCTAGTGCTTATTACGAAG GCGTGGAAGGCTCTCAAAATGGCGGCGGTCTACGCGCCGTGGCTGCCGGTGACTCCACGCTGAGAGAGTATCTGGAATGCTCCGTGACGAGTGGATCCGGGTCTGGATTGCCACTAATGGTTCAACGGACGCTCGCCAAGCAGGTCTCTCTCATTGACTGCGTCGGGAAG GGCCGCTACGGCGAGGTGTGGCGCGGCTCGTGGTACGGGGACGCCGTGGCCGTCAAGATCTTCTTCTCCCGCGACGAGGCCAGCTGGCGGCGCGAGACCGAGATCTACAGCACCGTGCTGCTGCGGCACGAGCACATCCTGGCCTACATCGGCAGCGACATGACCAGCAGGAACAGCTGCACGCAG TTGTGGCTCATCACCCATTATCACCCGCTGGGCTCGCTGTACGAGCACCTGAACAGGTGCACCCTGACCCGTCATCAGATGATGGTCATCTGTCTGTCAGCCATCAACGGACTGCTGCATCTGCACACAGAGATACACGGCACACAG GGCAAACCGGCCATAGCTCACCGGGACATCAAAACCAAGAATATCCTGGTGAAAGTGAACGGAGAATGTTGCATCGCAGACCTTGGGCTGGCGGTGACCAGGGCCCACGTGGCTTCGAAGCAGCACAGCAACCCCAGGCAGGGCACCAAGCGTTATATGAGCCCGGAGATGTTGGATCAGAG CATAAACCTGGAGTGCTTCGAGTCGTACCTGAAGTGCGACGTGTACGCCTTCGCCCTCGTCCTCTGGGAGGTGTCCCGGCGCACGCTGCCGTGTCCGCGGGAGGCGCGCGCGCCGTTCGCGGAGCTGGTGCCGCCCGACCCCAGCTTCGAGCTCATGAGGAAGGTGGTGTGCGGCGACGGCGCCCGCCCCGCGCCTGTAGATGATGATCATCCG ACGATGGTCGGCCTAGCCAACTTGATGCGCGAATGTTGGCACCAGAACCCATCTGTCCGGCTGCCGGCTTTGCGCATCAAGAAGACCCTGCTGAAACTGGCCTCCTACGACAACAGCATACATTTGAACGAAGACGCCGAGGTATCTGTGTGA
- the LOC106139170 gene encoding uncharacterized protein LOC106139170 isoform X1, giving the protein MPRTKKPTKHQEKLVEEDDTWKKFNKLVIDQKNKIDQRANMELRTLEITFKILLGSLSAKYLQMTVGQLKNELHLKEVTNTRRTRNSTRSASHDDGYLTENSSQGSGERGTKRFAVPSTTSRPTGRRSRSADSSARKPPSTIAKTIQRRRSRSVYKTPAYNKNAMVNYPAITPKVTPHTPLTILRQPRQGEMVVSMSGSPVMVPTCYTMQPEEKANCNILLQDGTMLSLQPKQLQQTQDYIPYSLMDSNVLNQLKILRENLDKVVKFGEKKVVK; this is encoded by the exons ATGCCACGAACAAAAAAGCCTACAAAACACCAGGAGAAATTAGTGGAAGAAGATGATACTTGGaagaaattcaataaattgg TGATAGATCAAAAGAACAAAATAGACCAACGTGCTAACATGGAGCTTCGGACCTTGGAGATCACATTCAAGATACTGTTAGGGTCTCTGAGTGCCAAATATCTTCAAATGACCGTGGGGCAATTG AAAAATGAGCTCCATCTTAAAGAAGTGACGAACACTAGAAGAACTCGCAACTCCACACGATCAGCGTCGCATGATGAtg GCTACCTGACTGAGAACTCGTCACAGGGCTCCGGGGAGAGAGGAACCAAGAGGTTTG CCGTCCCGTCGACGACTAGTCGTCCGACCGGTCGCCGCTCGCGGTCGGCCGACTCGTCCGCCCGCAAGCCTCCGTCCACCATCGCCAAGACGATACAGCGTCGCCGCAGCCGGTCCGTGTACAAAACGCCGGCATACAACAAGAACGCCATGGTGAATTACCCGGCTATCACGCCAAAG GTGACTCCGCACACCCCGCTGACGATCCTGAGGCAGCCACGTCAGGGCGAGATGGTGGTTTCCATGTCTGGATCTCCTGTTATGGTGCCAACCTGTTACAC CATGCAGCCAGAGGAGAAAGCCAACTGCAACATCCTATTACAAGACGGCACTATGCTCTCCCTACAACCTAAACAGCTTCAACAAACCCAGGACTACATCCCGTATTCCCTGATGGACAGCAATGTGCTCAACCAACTGAAGATACTCAGAGAAAATCTGGACAAAGTGGTCAAGTTTGGAGAGAAGAAAGTTGTCAAGTAA
- the LOC106139173 gene encoding cilia- and flagella-associated protein 45, producing the protein MPKVQPTPNPHVGIKYHSIRKGSDPGCYQLHRPSDCRLKFPLTKRPIHKCELPNWEYTMVPQIGGWRTLLVPRPGTNYYPAVMHKSDYERLVKQAKIVSQEEQLQAMHAQETAIQKAAKESEARKQQLKASLMPQPGAEAAGGTADPELEGPDQAAYTLSRAEMLKADQMQGPRLCNRIILASKCHAIRDAQICEKELIKKELDEEERRLDAIMEENRIAAVQRAENEEERRHQLRLQNLSALKEQIKSHETTKIMEAERIEEESIRVNQANIAMQIDEAQKLKEKHGRQAKLKEILDQGNAELLYYKQLQNEEERIMDLRIANFIKQKHEREAKNKAEADAVKAAKQKGIDHIAKAQKAEQELKEELERIRNLKIQEDVEREYRRKEREAAIKRNREMKQLHEARVQQITDIHRLIAREIAKDEQSFNNAARQNEEFIAKEKALDDKRKARIEKHRQEIMKQINDKERARAELREKIHNEGVALRMELEQQDKYERKVIKQKVAAMRQQKVAEKYVKEVEQTLGKHGY; encoded by the exons ATGCCGAAAGTACAGCCTACTCCGAACCCCCACGTTGGCATTAAATACCACAGCATCAGGAAAGGGAGTGATCCGGGATGCTATCAGCTTCACag ACCTTCGGACTGTCGTTTGAAATTCCCATTAACTAAACGGCCGATACACAAATGCGAACTTCCGAACTGGGAGTACACCATGGTACCGCAGATTGGGGGCTGGAGAACCCTGCTGGTGCCAAGACCGGGAACAAATTACTACCCAGCTGTGATGCATAAGAGCGATTATGAGCGGCTTGTCAAACAGGCTAAG ATCGTGTCCCAAGAAGAACAGCTCCAAGCCATGCACGCTCAAGAGACCGCCATACAGAAGGCGGCCAAAGAGTCTGAAGCTCGCAAGCAACAGCTGAAAGCTAGCCTGATGCCGCAACCAGGTGCCGAGGCTGCTGGCGGGACGGCTGACCCTGAGTTGGAGGGTCCTGACCAGGCAGCCTACACTTTATCTCGAGCTGAAA TGCTCAAAGCGGATCAGATGCAAGGTCCTCGCCTCTGCAACCGAATCATACTGGCATCCAAGTGCCACGCCATTCGTGATGCGCAAATTTGCGAAAAGGAACTGATTAAGAAAGAGCTGGATGAAGAGGAACGGcg cttggacgcaataatggaaGAAAATAGAATAGCAGCAGTTCAGAGGGCAGAGAACGAGGAGGAGAGACGTCACCAGCTACGTTTGCAGAATCTCTCCGCGTTGAAGGAGCAGATCAAATCGCACGAGACGACTAAG ATAATGGAAGCTGAACGTATTGAAGAGGAGAGCATCAGAGTGAACCAAGCCAACATAGCGATGCAGATAGATGAAGCTCAAAAACTTAAAGAGAAACATGGCCGACAAGCGAAACTGAAGGAGATCCTGGACCAGG GCAATGCAGAGCTTCTGTATTACAAGCAGCTACAAAACGAAGAGGAACGCATCATGGACCTCAGAATCGCCAACTTTATCAAGCAGAAGCACGAGAGGGAGGCCAAGAATAAAGCTGAAGCAGATGCCGTCAAAGCAGCGAAGCAGAAAGGCATAGACCATATTGCTAAGGCTCAAAAG GCCGAACAAGAGCTTAAAGAAGAGTTGGAGAGGATCCGCAACTTGAAGATACAGGAGGACGTGGAGAGAGAGTACCGTCGCAAGGAGAGAGAGGCGGCCATCAAGAGGAATAGAGAAATGAAGCAGTTACACGAAGCGAGAGTTCAACAG ataaCAGACATCCATCGCCTAATCGCTCGTGAAATAGCGAAAGACGAGCAGAGTTTCAACAACGCCGCTCGGCAAAACGAAGAGTTTATTGCAAAGGAGAAGgcg CTGGATGACAAACGCAAGGCGCGCATTGAGAAACACCGTCAAGAAATCATGAAACAGATCAATGATAAGGAACGCGCCag GGCTGAACTCCGCGAGAAGATCCACAACGAAGGTGTAGCTCTTCGAATGGAGCTGGAACAACAAGACAAGTACGAGAGGAAGGTCATCAAACagaag GTGGCGGCGATGAGGCAGCAAAAGGTCGCAGAAAAATACGTGAAAGAAGTCGAACAAACCCTAGGAAAGCACGGATACTAA